In Helianthus annuus cultivar XRQ/B chromosome 9, HanXRQr2.0-SUNRISE, whole genome shotgun sequence, the following are encoded in one genomic region:
- the LOC110875522 gene encoding uncharacterized protein LOC110875522: MCLATSTANEAGNQEVQEFSSWLLQVGDGHEGVLIKGQNKDVRQLKIPSQYLLQEGDNNLQQLIKFIYNTELLTYPTPALIAERAIICPKNDTVREINNIVQAFTPRESITYYSTDSMVPHSKNGEETDATYPIEYLNMLSFNGIPDHCLQLKKLPNNVDAKYRLKEWFV, encoded by the coding sequence ATGTGTCTTGCAACATCGACAGCTAATGAGGCAGGAAATCAGGAAGTTCAAGAGTTTTCCTCTTGGCTTCTACAAGTCGGAGATGGTCATGAAGGCGTGTTAATAAAAGGACAAAATAAAGATGTACGCCAGTTAAAAATTCCAAGTCAGTACTTGCTACAAGAGGGCGACAATAACTTGCAACAATTGATCAAATTCATCTACAATACTGAATTACTCACTTATCCAACACCTGCTTTGATAGCGGAACGAGCAATAATATGCCCTAAGAATGATACAGTTCGAGAAATCAATAATATTGTGCAAGCCTTTACGCCTAGAGAGTCTATCACATACTATAGTACAGATTCTATGGTTCCACATTCTAAAAACGGAGAAGAAACAGATGCAACGTACCCGATTGAATATTTAAACATGCTTTCATTTAACGGTATTCCTGATCATTGTTTACAACTAAAAAAATTGCCCAATAATGTTGATGCGAAATATAGATTAAAAGAATGGTTTGTGTAA